One part of the Oncorhynchus kisutch isolate 150728-3 linkage group LG22, Okis_V2, whole genome shotgun sequence genome encodes these proteins:
- the LOC109867150 gene encoding mixed lineage kinase domain-like protein isoform X3, giving the protein MIELVWCCQQQAMDIIDPILGIAEMLYSLCGEVKANKKRCQRLAQRIKALDELVRAVKVKGLGQKPSLVKNVLCELKLTLENAQDVVKKYSCASYLKRILKAYDQGDDFGSLNERLNDAAQGLSLALQVDQSDDLLQESRETTRWREDEADRESDRLELQKLLLSLAEDTKESVDTVHEKVDSTQEDVKDIKAMLETLMKPSIFHEDIREIKPEELIYDVPKEPFIKNDNSEIFKGEYNKFTVAIKRYAYSSGTSLSHMRSVFKKEVETMKRFESPNILRMFGICVQEENGPNPNFLIVMEFCEKGSLREVLDSQRKLPWDRKARLSLDAARGLYRLHQSEEKFKVHGCINSSRFLVDAGYRVKLGGFELAKTETSLKRTKDSSRSSLYYSSPQQLESINHKYNKECEMYRLLTQRGVSDGV; this is encoded by the exons ATGATTGAACTAGTTTGGTGCTGTCAACAACAAG CCATGGACATCATAGATCCCATCTTGGGCATAGCGGAGATGCTTTACTCTCTATGTGGTGAAGTGAAAGCCAATAAGAAGCGCTGTCAGCGTTTGGCTCAGCGCATAAAAGCCTTGGATGAGCTGGTGAGAGCAGTCAAGGTGAAGGGACTGGGGCAGAAGCCTTCCCTTGTGAAGAATGTCCTATGCGAGCTCAAACTCACCCTGGAAAATGCCCAGGACGTGGTTAAGAAATACTCCTGCGCCAGCTACCTGAAGCGCATCCTGAAGGCCTACGACCAGGGAGATGATTTTGGGAGTTTAAATGAGCGTCTGAATGATGCGGCTCAGGGGCTGTCGCTAGCCCTACAGGTGGATCAGAGTGACGATCTACTTCAGGAGTCTCGAGAGACGACacgatggagagaggatgaggctGACAGGGAGAGTGATCGTCTGGAGCTGCAGAAAT TGCTACTGTCTCTGGCGGAGGACACGAAGGAAAGTGTGGACACAGTGCATGAGAAAGTGGACTCCACCCAAGAAGACGTGAAAGACATCAAAGCCATGTTGGAAACCT TAATGAAGCCCAGTATTTTTCATGAAGACATCAGAGAGATCAAGCCAGAGGAGCTGATCTACGACGTGCCCAAAGAGCCCTTCATCAAAAATGACAATTCGGAGATATTCAAAGGAGAGTACAACAAATTCACAGTGGCCATCAAAAGATACGCCTACTCAAGTGGCACAAGCCTGAG TCACATGAGAAGCGTCTTTAAAAAGGAAGTGGAGACTATGAAACGCTTTGAGTCACCAAACATCCTGCGAATGTTTGGGATCTGTGTCCAGGAAGAGAACG GACCCAATCCAAACTTCCTCATTGTCATGGAGTTTTGTGAGAAGGGCAGTCTGAGAGAGGTTCTGGATTCCCAAAGGAAGCTGCCCTGGGACAGAAAGGCTCGCTTGAGTCTGGATGCAGCACGGGGCCTCTACAG ATTGCACCAGTCGGAGGAGAAGTTTAAAGTGCATGGATGCATCAACAGCAGCAGGTTCCTGGTAGATGCTGGGTACAGAGTGAAG CTGGGAGGTTTTGAGCTGGCCAAAACCGAGACGTCATTGAAGAGGACAAAGGATAGCAGTAGAAGCTCTTTATACTACAGCTCCCCTCAGCAGCTTGAGAGTATTAATCATAAGTACAACAAAGAATGTGAGATGTACAG ACTGCTCACGCAAAGAGGTGTATCAGATGGTGTGTAA
- the LOC109867150 gene encoding mixed lineage kinase domain-like protein isoform X1, whose translation MIELVWCCQQQAMDIIDPILGIAEMLYSLCGEVKANKKRCQRLAQRIKALDELVRAVKVKGLGQKPSLVKNVLCELKLTLENAQDVVKKYSCASYLKRILKAYDQGDDFGSLNERLNDAAQGLSLALQVDQSDDLLQESRETTRWREDEADRESDRLELQKLLLSLAEDTKESVDTVHEKVDSTQEDVKDIKAMLETLMKPSIFHEDIREIKPEELIYDVPKEPFIKNDNSEIFKGEYNKFTVAIKRYAYSSGTSLSHMRSVFKKEVETMKRFESPNILRMFGICVQEENGPNPNFLIVMEFCEKGSLREVLDSQRKLPWDRKARLSLDAARGLYRLHQSEEKFKVHGCINSSRFLVDAGYRVKLGGFELAKTETSLKRTKDSSRSSLYYSSPQQLESINHKYNKECEMYSFGIVLWEIATRKIPFRDCSRKEVYQMVCKDKYTEPLPEDCPKQLGELINDCRSYDSFQRPTAGVLVDKLRKVVEQLEED comes from the exons ATGATTGAACTAGTTTGGTGCTGTCAACAACAAG CCATGGACATCATAGATCCCATCTTGGGCATAGCGGAGATGCTTTACTCTCTATGTGGTGAAGTGAAAGCCAATAAGAAGCGCTGTCAGCGTTTGGCTCAGCGCATAAAAGCCTTGGATGAGCTGGTGAGAGCAGTCAAGGTGAAGGGACTGGGGCAGAAGCCTTCCCTTGTGAAGAATGTCCTATGCGAGCTCAAACTCACCCTGGAAAATGCCCAGGACGTGGTTAAGAAATACTCCTGCGCCAGCTACCTGAAGCGCATCCTGAAGGCCTACGACCAGGGAGATGATTTTGGGAGTTTAAATGAGCGTCTGAATGATGCGGCTCAGGGGCTGTCGCTAGCCCTACAGGTGGATCAGAGTGACGATCTACTTCAGGAGTCTCGAGAGACGACacgatggagagaggatgaggctGACAGGGAGAGTGATCGTCTGGAGCTGCAGAAAT TGCTACTGTCTCTGGCGGAGGACACGAAGGAAAGTGTGGACACAGTGCATGAGAAAGTGGACTCCACCCAAGAAGACGTGAAAGACATCAAAGCCATGTTGGAAACCT TAATGAAGCCCAGTATTTTTCATGAAGACATCAGAGAGATCAAGCCAGAGGAGCTGATCTACGACGTGCCCAAAGAGCCCTTCATCAAAAATGACAATTCGGAGATATTCAAAGGAGAGTACAACAAATTCACAGTGGCCATCAAAAGATACGCCTACTCAAGTGGCACAAGCCTGAG TCACATGAGAAGCGTCTTTAAAAAGGAAGTGGAGACTATGAAACGCTTTGAGTCACCAAACATCCTGCGAATGTTTGGGATCTGTGTCCAGGAAGAGAACG GACCCAATCCAAACTTCCTCATTGTCATGGAGTTTTGTGAGAAGGGCAGTCTGAGAGAGGTTCTGGATTCCCAAAGGAAGCTGCCCTGGGACAGAAAGGCTCGCTTGAGTCTGGATGCAGCACGGGGCCTCTACAG ATTGCACCAGTCGGAGGAGAAGTTTAAAGTGCATGGATGCATCAACAGCAGCAGGTTCCTGGTAGATGCTGGGTACAGAGTGAAG CTGGGAGGTTTTGAGCTGGCCAAAACCGAGACGTCATTGAAGAGGACAAAGGATAGCAGTAGAAGCTCTTTATACTACAGCTCCCCTCAGCAGCTTGAGAGTATTAATCATAAGTACAACAAAGAATGTGAGATGTACAG TTTTGGCATTGTCCTTTGGGAGATTGCAACCCGCAAGATTCCCTTCAGAG ACTGCTCACGCAAAGAGGTGTATCAGATGGTGTGTAAAGACAAATATACTGAACCTCTTCCTGAAGACTGCCCTAAACAGTTGGGGGAACTGATCAACGACTGTCGCTCCTATGACAGCTTCCAAAGGCCAACGGCAGGAG TGTTAGTGGACAAGCTCCGCAAAGTGGTTGAGCAGCTAGAGGAGGACTAA
- the LOC109867150 gene encoding mixed lineage kinase domain-like protein isoform X4 — protein sequence MIELVWCCQQQAMDIIDPILGIAEMLYSLCGEVKANKKRCQRLAQRIKALDELVRAVKVKGLGQKPSLVKNVLCELKLTLENAQDVVKKYSCASYLKRILKAYDQGDDFGSLNERLNDAAQGLSLALQVDQSDDLLQESRETTRWREDEADRESDRLELQKLLLSLAEDTKESVDTVHEKVDSTQEDVKDIKAMLETLMKPSIFHEDIREIKPEELIYDVPKEPFIKNDNSEIFKGEYNKFTVAIKRYAYSSGTSLSHMRSVFKKEVETMKRFESPNILRMFGICVQEENGPNPNFLIVMEFCEKGSLREVLDSQRKLPWDRKARLSLDAARGLYRLHQSEEKFKVHGCINSSRFLVDAGYRVKTAHAKRCIRWCVKTNILNLFLKTALNSWGN from the exons ATGATTGAACTAGTTTGGTGCTGTCAACAACAAG CCATGGACATCATAGATCCCATCTTGGGCATAGCGGAGATGCTTTACTCTCTATGTGGTGAAGTGAAAGCCAATAAGAAGCGCTGTCAGCGTTTGGCTCAGCGCATAAAAGCCTTGGATGAGCTGGTGAGAGCAGTCAAGGTGAAGGGACTGGGGCAGAAGCCTTCCCTTGTGAAGAATGTCCTATGCGAGCTCAAACTCACCCTGGAAAATGCCCAGGACGTGGTTAAGAAATACTCCTGCGCCAGCTACCTGAAGCGCATCCTGAAGGCCTACGACCAGGGAGATGATTTTGGGAGTTTAAATGAGCGTCTGAATGATGCGGCTCAGGGGCTGTCGCTAGCCCTACAGGTGGATCAGAGTGACGATCTACTTCAGGAGTCTCGAGAGACGACacgatggagagaggatgaggctGACAGGGAGAGTGATCGTCTGGAGCTGCAGAAAT TGCTACTGTCTCTGGCGGAGGACACGAAGGAAAGTGTGGACACAGTGCATGAGAAAGTGGACTCCACCCAAGAAGACGTGAAAGACATCAAAGCCATGTTGGAAACCT TAATGAAGCCCAGTATTTTTCATGAAGACATCAGAGAGATCAAGCCAGAGGAGCTGATCTACGACGTGCCCAAAGAGCCCTTCATCAAAAATGACAATTCGGAGATATTCAAAGGAGAGTACAACAAATTCACAGTGGCCATCAAAAGATACGCCTACTCAAGTGGCACAAGCCTGAG TCACATGAGAAGCGTCTTTAAAAAGGAAGTGGAGACTATGAAACGCTTTGAGTCACCAAACATCCTGCGAATGTTTGGGATCTGTGTCCAGGAAGAGAACG GACCCAATCCAAACTTCCTCATTGTCATGGAGTTTTGTGAGAAGGGCAGTCTGAGAGAGGTTCTGGATTCCCAAAGGAAGCTGCCCTGGGACAGAAAGGCTCGCTTGAGTCTGGATGCAGCACGGGGCCTCTACAG ATTGCACCAGTCGGAGGAGAAGTTTAAAGTGCATGGATGCATCAACAGCAGCAGGTTCCTGGTAGATGCTGGGTACAGAGTGAAG ACTGCTCACGCAAAGAGGTGTATCAGATGGTGTGTAAAGACAAATATACTGAACCTCTTCCTGAAGACTGCCCTAAACAGTTGGGGGAACTGA
- the LOC109867150 gene encoding mixed lineage kinase domain-like protein isoform X2: MDIIDPILGIAEMLYSLCGEVKANKKRCQRLAQRIKALDELVRAVKVKGLGQKPSLVKNVLCELKLTLENAQDVVKKYSCASYLKRILKAYDQGDDFGSLNERLNDAAQGLSLALQVDQSDDLLQESRETTRWREDEADRESDRLELQKLLLSLAEDTKESVDTVHEKVDSTQEDVKDIKAMLETLMKPSIFHEDIREIKPEELIYDVPKEPFIKNDNSEIFKGEYNKFTVAIKRYAYSSGTSLSHMRSVFKKEVETMKRFESPNILRMFGICVQEENGPNPNFLIVMEFCEKGSLREVLDSQRKLPWDRKARLSLDAARGLYRLHQSEEKFKVHGCINSSRFLVDAGYRVKLGGFELAKTETSLKRTKDSSRSSLYYSSPQQLESINHKYNKECEMYSFGIVLWEIATRKIPFRDCSRKEVYQMVCKDKYTEPLPEDCPKQLGELINDCRSYDSFQRPTAGVLVDKLRKVVEQLEED; the protein is encoded by the exons ATGGACATCATAGATCCCATCTTGGGCATAGCGGAGATGCTTTACTCTCTATGTGGTGAAGTGAAAGCCAATAAGAAGCGCTGTCAGCGTTTGGCTCAGCGCATAAAAGCCTTGGATGAGCTGGTGAGAGCAGTCAAGGTGAAGGGACTGGGGCAGAAGCCTTCCCTTGTGAAGAATGTCCTATGCGAGCTCAAACTCACCCTGGAAAATGCCCAGGACGTGGTTAAGAAATACTCCTGCGCCAGCTACCTGAAGCGCATCCTGAAGGCCTACGACCAGGGAGATGATTTTGGGAGTTTAAATGAGCGTCTGAATGATGCGGCTCAGGGGCTGTCGCTAGCCCTACAGGTGGATCAGAGTGACGATCTACTTCAGGAGTCTCGAGAGACGACacgatggagagaggatgaggctGACAGGGAGAGTGATCGTCTGGAGCTGCAGAAAT TGCTACTGTCTCTGGCGGAGGACACGAAGGAAAGTGTGGACACAGTGCATGAGAAAGTGGACTCCACCCAAGAAGACGTGAAAGACATCAAAGCCATGTTGGAAACCT TAATGAAGCCCAGTATTTTTCATGAAGACATCAGAGAGATCAAGCCAGAGGAGCTGATCTACGACGTGCCCAAAGAGCCCTTCATCAAAAATGACAATTCGGAGATATTCAAAGGAGAGTACAACAAATTCACAGTGGCCATCAAAAGATACGCCTACTCAAGTGGCACAAGCCTGAG TCACATGAGAAGCGTCTTTAAAAAGGAAGTGGAGACTATGAAACGCTTTGAGTCACCAAACATCCTGCGAATGTTTGGGATCTGTGTCCAGGAAGAGAACG GACCCAATCCAAACTTCCTCATTGTCATGGAGTTTTGTGAGAAGGGCAGTCTGAGAGAGGTTCTGGATTCCCAAAGGAAGCTGCCCTGGGACAGAAAGGCTCGCTTGAGTCTGGATGCAGCACGGGGCCTCTACAG ATTGCACCAGTCGGAGGAGAAGTTTAAAGTGCATGGATGCATCAACAGCAGCAGGTTCCTGGTAGATGCTGGGTACAGAGTGAAG CTGGGAGGTTTTGAGCTGGCCAAAACCGAGACGTCATTGAAGAGGACAAAGGATAGCAGTAGAAGCTCTTTATACTACAGCTCCCCTCAGCAGCTTGAGAGTATTAATCATAAGTACAACAAAGAATGTGAGATGTACAG TTTTGGCATTGTCCTTTGGGAGATTGCAACCCGCAAGATTCCCTTCAGAG ACTGCTCACGCAAAGAGGTGTATCAGATGGTGTGTAAAGACAAATATACTGAACCTCTTCCTGAAGACTGCCCTAAACAGTTGGGGGAACTGATCAACGACTGTCGCTCCTATGACAGCTTCCAAAGGCCAACGGCAGGAG TGTTAGTGGACAAGCTCCGCAAAGTGGTTGAGCAGCTAGAGGAGGACTAA